Sequence from the Candidatus Hydrogenedentota bacterium genome:
TGACCGGCGCTATTCCATTGATTCGACTAAACTTAAGGCGCTTGGCTGGAAGCCGTTGATGCCCTGGGACGACGGCGTTGCCCACACGGTGCGCTGGTACCAAGAGAACGAGTGGTGGTGGCGTAAATTGAAAGACAGCGGCGACTACCAATCTCACTACAAGAAGTGGTACGGCGCGCTGAAGAAGTAGAGATTGCCATCTCCCTCGCAAGTCTTTTTAGCGCCCGGTCTCTGTGCCGGGCGGAGCTAACGTGTTAATATGCAATATCTTAAGACGCCCGGCGCAGTGGCCGGGCGCTATAAGGGCGAATACGTTTCTGTTGGTGGAAGTGACGGACGGCACCTTCAAGGAATCAGTTGACTCGCTATAGGTGTTCCGTAATCGAGATGACTTTTGTGCCGAGTCGGAGCGGGGCTTCAGGTTTTGACCCACACGCGACGGACGCGGTAGAATTATAATCTCTTACGGTTCTTGGCGTGTGCTGTCCCTGCAATGGAAGTACTTATGACCCAAATCTTTGTGCGAGCGGGCGTCCTTTCTCTGTCTTTGGTTCTGACTGCAATCCCCTTGGCCTGCGACCGTGGCGGCGGTGTTAAGCCCATCACCGAAGTGCGTCAGCTTGAAACGCCGCGGACCGCGCCACCCGCTACCTTGACGAGCGCACAACGATTCGGATTTAGCCGGCCCGCAAGCAGCACACCGCGGCAAGCGCCATTCACCTACACCGTGCCGCAAGGCTGGACCGAGCAATCGCCGGATCAGATACGAATGATCAACCTGCGCCCAGCCGGAGACGCCAAGACGGAGTGCTACGTCTCGGTCCTGGGAGGCGGAGTCGATGCCAACGTGAACCGTTGGCGGAAGCAGATGTCCTTGCCGGACTTCACGGCTGAAGAACTGGCGGCGTTGGTCAAGAAGCCACTGTTGGGCGAGTCGGCCACGTACGTGGAATTTGAAGGGTCTTACGTGGGCATGGGCAGCGACCCTCAGCCCGACTACAAATTGCTGGGCATGGTGCTCCCCGTGGGTGGCAACGCCGTCTTCATTAAGATGGTAGGCCCGAAAAGCGTGGTCGAGGCCGAGAAGGCCGGTTTCGATGCGTTCTGCGCTTCCCTTCAGATGCGAGTTGAAGGGGAAGACACGGCATCCGCGCCCGCGCAAGCCGCGTCCAGCGAAACCGCCTCCGGAGCGGAAGGGAACGAGTCGTTCACGTGGTCGTCGCCCGGAGGATGGCGCAAATCCGCCGATAAGCCGATGCGTATCGTGACCTACACGGGCGGCTTGGACGGCGAAGTCGAGTGTTACGCGAGCGTGTTCCCGGACAACGCGGGAGGTGTCGAGGCCAACGTGAATCGCTGGGCCAAACAGATCAATCACACCCCGATGACCGCGGAAGAAATTGCGGCGCTGCCGAAAATCACGATGTTGGGACAAGAGGCGTCGCTCCTGGAATTGGAGGGCGATTTCAGCGATTCCATGAGCGGAAAGCAGATTCAGGGCGCGGTGTTGTTTGGCGTCATTGCGCGCGTTCCCGAGGGCAGCCTCTTTGTGAAGATGGTCGGTCCCGCGAGCGCGGCGCGCGCACAGAAGCAGAATTTCCTGGCGTTTTGCCAGTCGTTCAAGCAGAGGTAGTGGAAGGGCATGATTAAACGCGCGTTGAGTTTGACGATTGACTTTCTGGCCTCATACGGGTTCGCGTGCATCATCTTCATTCTGTTGATGGTGCTCACGTTTCTCGGGACCATCGAACAGGTCGATCAGGGGCTCTTCGAAGTGCAGAAGCGGTACTTCGAATCCATGTTTGTGGTGCACAAGCTGTTTGGCGTGATTCCGATTCTGCTGCCCGGCGTCTATCTGCTTCTCATTCTGTTTTCGATCAATCTGGTTCTTGGCGGCATCATTCGCATGCGCAAGAACAAGTACACCCTTGGAAACCTCATCATTCATGCGGGCATGTTGCTGCTGATCTTTGGCGGGCTTATCAAGAATGAATTTTCCATCGACGGGCATTTGACCCTGGCGGAGAACGAGCGCTCCAGCGAATTCCAGAGCTACTACCTGTGGGAGATCGCGCTGTCGCCCGTCGACGAGAAAGGGCAAAGCACGACCGAGTATCTTGTGCCCGACGATCAATTCGTGTCGGCCAGGGAAGGCAATCCGGTCTCCTTCGTGCGCGACGATGTTCCCTTTGATCTCACGGTCACCCGGTTCATCCCCAATTGTGAACCGTCCATGGTGGGGCCGATGATCGCCGATAGTGTGCATGCCGTCGATGGGTTCTTCCTAAATGAAATGCCCAAAGACAAAGAGGCCGAGCGCAACACGGCAGGCGTGTACGTGCAGATACGCGATAAAGCAAGCGGGTCCATCAAAGAAGCGATCCTGTACGGGCGCTCGCAGACGCCGCTTCCCATTGACGCGGGAGGCAAGACGTGGACCATCGACCTGCGCAACCGCCGCTACACGTTCCCGTTCACCATTGCGCTGAACAAGTTCATTCAAGAAAAACACCCGCGCATGGAAATGGCGAAGATGTTTTCGAGCGAAGTGACGAAGATCGAAGGCGGAGTCGAGCAGCCCGTCACTATCACGATGAACGAGCCGTTGCGGCACAAGGGGTACACGTTCTTCCAGGCATCGTTTATCGAAGCCGATCCGAGGCGCGGCACGCCGGTGATGTCGACGTTGGCCGTTGTGCGCGACCCGGCAGACCGAATCCCGCTTTACTCCTGCATCGTGATTTCGGTTGGTCTCATGATCCATTTCACCATGAAGCTTGGGCGCTATCTCCGCCGGGAGCAGAAGCGCCTTGAACCGTCGAGGGCGACATGAACGCGAAACGATTCTTCACGCTGATTGGAATTGCGGCGCTGGCTTTCATGCCGATGGCGCTGGCACAAGAGGCTGCGCACGATCACGAAGGCCACGACCATTCCGGCCACGCGCACGCCGATCCCGTTAAGCCTATTAAGTGGGACAAAGAAACCCTCGAGAAGTTTTCGACACTGCCCATTCAAGACGGCGGTCGCGTGAAGCCGCTGAGCACGTACGCGGGATTCAAACTGCTCAAGCTCAATGGGCGGCGTGAATGCCGGAATCTCGAAGGTGAGAAGCTGACGCCCATGGCATGGTTCCTGGACACGCTTCTCTATCCCGAGACGGCCAATCAATACAAAGTGTTCCTCGTCCAGAGCTCGGAAGTGCTCGAAGCGATTGGCGTGTCGCACGAAGGTAAGAAGAAGCGCGACCGCTATTCGTACGAAGAGCTTCTGCCTGGAAGAGCGAAGCTGTTCGAATTGGCGCAGAGTTATTCGGGGATCGACGCAAAAGACCGGACCGGGATTCAGACGCAGATCGTGAATCTGGCGTCCAACATCTTCGAGTATGAATCGGTGAGCCATTACGCGGACTTTGCGCGGCATGAACTCTCGATCTCGGAGGGATCTCCGCTGCGTGCCGTCCTCCCCGAGCCGACCTTCTCCGCGGTGCTGGAGAAGGCGACGACGTTGCGCGTGTTGGCCATGGCAATGGATCGCGGCATGGACTCCGTGTTGTCCGGCATGACGCCCGAGAAGGCCGCCGAAATGAAGGCGCTGTTTCCCGGCGTTGACTCGATCGACGAGGCTACCCGCAAGAAGAATCTCGACGAGTTGCAGGCCATGTTGAATCAACTCGATGCAATGGCTCGCAATGCAAGCGAACTGGCCTTGTTCCCGCCAGCCAAGGATGCGGAAGATCAGACGCACTGGTATGCGGCGGGCGAAGTCGCTGAAGTGGTATTTGGCGGCGATGGCACGCACGGCGTCGAGGAATTGAAGCTGGTTTCGTCATTCGAGCAGTTGGTGCGGGATCGCGCGGAGCCGGAGAAACTCAAGGCCCAGCTTGCCTCGTTTCACGATGCGGTGACGGCGATCGCGACAACGCGTGGCGAATACGCGAAGATCCCCATAGAAGTCACGTTCTATCGAGCCGACTTCTTCTACAACAGTCTCATACTGTTTATTATCGCGTTTGCAATCATCGCGGTGACTTGGCTGGTGCCCTACAACCGGCTGATGTCGAAGTTGTACCCCCTGGTGCTATTCCCGCCGACGGCCCTGTTGATTACGGGCATTGTGTTCCGCTGCATCATCCGCGGACGTCCCCCCGTGAGCACGCTCTACGAGACCATTCTCTTCATCACGGCTGTTGCGGTTGTCGTGACCATCTTCATCGAATACATCAATCGACAGAAGATTGCGCTTTCGGTTGGCGCTATTCTAGGCATGATTGGGATGTTCCTCGCTTTCCGGTATGAGGCCAAGGAAGGCGTCGACACCATGCCCAGCCTTGTCGCCGTGCTGGATACGAACTTCTGGCTGGCGACGCACGTGACCACGGTGACGATGGGGTATTCGGCGGGCCTGCTCGCAGCGGCGATTGCGCACATCTACATCATCGGCAGGTTCTTCGGTATTAAGAAGGAAAACAAAGACTTCTACAAGGGCGTTACCCGAATGGTGTATGGCGTCCTCTGCTTTGGATTGATTTTCGCGACCATTGGCACCGTGCTTGGCGGCATCTGGGCCAACGAAAGTTGGGGCCGATTCTGGGGCTGGGATCCGAAGGAGAACGGCGCGCTACTGATAGTGCTTTGCCAGCTTGCCATTCTGCACGCGCGCATGGGCGGCTATATCCGCGATCTGGGTATCAACATCTCGGCGGTCTTCGGCGCAATAGTCGTCGGCTTCTCGTGGTGGGGTGTCAATCTCCTGGGCGTCGGATTGCACAGCTACGGCTTTACGAGCGGCATTCTGCAGGCGCTGACGGCTTTCTACGCCGTGGAATGCCTCGTGATACTGCTGGGCTTCGGCATCTGGCTGCGGGAGCAGTGGGCGCCTAAGGCGGCCTCGCCCGATGCAACAACGCAATTGTCGCGCGGCAAGAAACAAAAGAAGACGCTCCCCGCGAAAGCCTCCAAGTAAGCTCAAGACGCCAAGGACGCCCCAAACTACAGCCACCTGCCGAGTCGTGGTATGCTTGCGTCCACTCTTTTGAGCCGGCAACCCATGATGGGGCGATGTATGAACGGAAGTGTCTGTGTTTACTGCTCGTCCAGCGACGCGGTGCCTGAAGTGTATTTCGAGGCGGCCCGGTCGTTTGGCGCTGCATTGGCGCAGAGTGGCCGCGCGTTGGTCTATGGCGGGGGAAAGATTGGGTTAATGGGCGTCCTTGCGCGCGCCGTGCACGAACATGGCGGCAAAGTCATCGGCGTGATCCCCGAAGCGTTGCGCGAAATGGAACTGGCCTACACCGGCGCGGACGAATTGATCATCACGGCGGACTTGCGCGAACGAAAAGCCGCGATGGAGTCGAGGGCGTGTGCCTTTGTCGCGCTGCCGGGTGGATACGGCACTCTCGAAGAGATGATAGAGGTGCTTACGCTGAAGCAATTGCATTTTCATGCGAAACCCATCGTCATGATAAACACGGCCGGCTTTTATCAGCCGCTTCTTTCGATGTTTGAACAGCTCTACGAGCAGCGTTTTGCCAAGCCCGAGACGCGACAGTTGTATCACGTTGCAGGGAACGCCGAAGACGCGCTGACGTACATCAATCACTACACGCCGGCGTCAACGCCGCAGAAGTGGTACTAGGCGGCGCACGATGGTGAATTTGAGAACAATACGCGCAGCGACGTTCGCAGGAATTTGGGTTCTCGCATGCGCCCTGTACGCGCCGGGTGCTTGGAGCGCGGAGGCGCCGCAATCCGCTCCCGAATCCGCCGCGGAGTCAAAACCCGCTGCGGCAGCACCACAGCCAGAAGTCACGCGAGAGAGTCTCAAGACCAAGATTGAAGACCTCGACAGCCGGATCACGATTGCGGAAAACCTGATCTCGCCCGAACGGGCGCAGATGTTTGGCATGACCGTGGGCGACATGCAAGAGCTGCCCATGACGCTGCGGCAGCTTCGCAGTCTGCTGGAAGATCACATCAGCCTCCTTGACGAGATGGAGGAAACGGTTCGCAGCGAGACGGATCTGCAGAAGGAGATTGCCTCGTACAAGGGTCTTTCTCAACCTCCGCCCTACACGCCATGGTTCGTGGATACGTATCGGAAGGCGGTCGAAGACAAAGAACTCGAGGTCGAGTCGGCAGAGTTGGAGTTGTCCCACGCCAAAGATCGTGTGAACCGGGCCAAAGAGGATGAAGTGCGGACGGACACCCTCTTGGCCAAGGCGCGTGAAGACGCGGCAAACAACGCCGATACCGCGGCGACACCACGGCTGGAATGGCAACTGGACACGATGCTCGCGAAGCGAGAGCTGGCGCAAGCGGCGACTCCCTATGCTGCCATGGAGGCATCCTGCACCGAACACCAAATCGCATTCCTCAAGAAGATGTTGGACTTCTTGAAACGGAAACACGAAGATGCGAAGGCGAAGTTACGGTATCGCGCAGCCGATCTCGAACAGAGAATTGAAGAGATTAAGAAGAAGCGCGAAGACACGCAGGAAGCGCTTCGAAAGGCGCATTCGAAGAAAGACTCGGCATGGCAGCGGCTGGATTCCGCGCGCGCCGCATTCGATGCCGCGCCCGAAGACGGCAAGGCGCAGGCGCAAGCAGCCGTGGACCTGCGCAAGATAGAAGCAGACGCCGCAACGGCAACGGTCAAAGTGCTGGCGCAACGCCTTGAATTGTTGTATGCGGTTGAGGAACTGTGGACGAAGCGCTACACCCTTCACACGAACCGCAAATCGATGAAGCTGCCCGAAGAGCGTGAACACGTCACGGGGTATTTCGAGTCGTTCGTGACGAGCCGCGATAAGTTGACGGCGGATGCCAGGGGTGTGTGGGGAACGATTCAGAGTCTTTCGCGGCGCATCGCGGAATGGCAGCCCGCGGACGGAGATGTATCGCAGGCGCAACAAAAACTGAAGGCCCTGCAATCCCAAGTCGAGAACTACCCTCCGCTCATGGCGGACTTGGCCGATGCCGCCTTGCTTGCCAAGTATCTTCAGGAAGAGATTGCAACCGAGCAGACCCATTTGTCGTTCGGAGAACGGTTCCAGGAAGTGCAGCGCAAGATCGAGACGGTCTGGGACTATCCCCTAATCAACCTGGAGGGCAGTCCACTCACGGTAAAGAAGATAGCGCTTGCGCTAATCATTCTTGTTGTGGGGTTTGCCTGCACGCGCTTTGTCACGCGCCAGTTGCGCCGGCTGATGTCCGCGCGCGCCGACATGGATGCCAATGTGGTGGCCACCATCAACCG
This genomic interval carries:
- a CDS encoding cytochrome c biogenesis protein ResB translates to MIKRALSLTIDFLASYGFACIIFILLMVLTFLGTIEQVDQGLFEVQKRYFESMFVVHKLFGVIPILLPGVYLLLILFSINLVLGGIIRMRKNKYTLGNLIIHAGMLLLIFGGLIKNEFSIDGHLTLAENERSSEFQSYYLWEIALSPVDEKGQSTTEYLVPDDQFVSAREGNPVSFVRDDVPFDLTVTRFIPNCEPSMVGPMIADSVHAVDGFFLNEMPKDKEAERNTAGVYVQIRDKASGSIKEAILYGRSQTPLPIDAGGKTWTIDLRNRRYTFPFTIALNKFIQEKHPRMEMAKMFSSEVTKIEGGVEQPVTITMNEPLRHKGYTFFQASFIEADPRRGTPVMSTLAVVRDPADRIPLYSCIVISVGLMIHFTMKLGRYLRREQKRLEPSRAT
- the ccsA gene encoding cytochrome c biogenesis protein CcsA, with product MNAKRFFTLIGIAALAFMPMALAQEAAHDHEGHDHSGHAHADPVKPIKWDKETLEKFSTLPIQDGGRVKPLSTYAGFKLLKLNGRRECRNLEGEKLTPMAWFLDTLLYPETANQYKVFLVQSSEVLEAIGVSHEGKKKRDRYSYEELLPGRAKLFELAQSYSGIDAKDRTGIQTQIVNLASNIFEYESVSHYADFARHELSISEGSPLRAVLPEPTFSAVLEKATTLRVLAMAMDRGMDSVLSGMTPEKAAEMKALFPGVDSIDEATRKKNLDELQAMLNQLDAMARNASELALFPPAKDAEDQTHWYAAGEVAEVVFGGDGTHGVEELKLVSSFEQLVRDRAEPEKLKAQLASFHDAVTAIATTRGEYAKIPIEVTFYRADFFYNSLILFIIAFAIIAVTWLVPYNRLMSKLYPLVLFPPTALLITGIVFRCIIRGRPPVSTLYETILFITAVAVVVTIFIEYINRQKIALSVGAILGMIGMFLAFRYEAKEGVDTMPSLVAVLDTNFWLATHVTTVTMGYSAGLLAAAIAHIYIIGRFFGIKKENKDFYKGVTRMVYGVLCFGLIFATIGTVLGGIWANESWGRFWGWDPKENGALLIVLCQLAILHARMGGYIRDLGINISAVFGAIVVGFSWWGVNLLGVGLHSYGFTSGILQALTAFYAVECLVILLGFGIWLREQWAPKAASPDATTQLSRGKKQKKTLPAKASK
- a CDS encoding TIGR00730 family Rossman fold protein; its protein translation is MNGSVCVYCSSSDAVPEVYFEAARSFGAALAQSGRALVYGGGKIGLMGVLARAVHEHGGKVIGVIPEALREMELAYTGADELIITADLRERKAAMESRACAFVALPGGYGTLEEMIEVLTLKQLHFHAKPIVMINTAGFYQPLLSMFEQLYEQRFAKPETRQLYHVAGNAEDALTYINHYTPASTPQKWY
- a CDS encoding mechanosensitive ion channel, which produces MVNLRTIRAATFAGIWVLACALYAPGAWSAEAPQSAPESAAESKPAAAAPQPEVTRESLKTKIEDLDSRITIAENLISPERAQMFGMTVGDMQELPMTLRQLRSLLEDHISLLDEMEETVRSETDLQKEIASYKGLSQPPPYTPWFVDTYRKAVEDKELEVESAELELSHAKDRVNRAKEDEVRTDTLLAKAREDAANNADTAATPRLEWQLDTMLAKRELAQAATPYAAMEASCTEHQIAFLKKMLDFLKRKHEDAKAKLRYRAADLEQRIEEIKKKREDTQEALRKAHSKKDSAWQRLDSARAAFDAAPEDGKAQAQAAVDLRKIEADAATATVKVLAQRLELLYAVEELWTKRYTLHTNRKSMKLPEEREHVTGYFESFVTSRDKLTADARGVWGTIQSLSRRIAEWQPADGDVSQAQQKLKALQSQVENYPPLMADLADAALLAKYLQEEIATEQTHLSFGERFQEVQRKIETVWDYPLINLEGSPLTVKKIALALIILVVGFACTRFVTRQLRRLMSARADMDANVVATINRLVHYFMLAFVVLFAMYTVNIPLTVFTLFGGALAIGVGFGAQNLINNFISGLILMVERPIRIGDIIEVDGKAGRVEEIGARCSRLAVFSGVDILVPNSKLLEQNVINWTLSDQKRRYSVRVGVAYGSPTRDVSKLILKAVEDHGKILKNPEPVVVFQDFGDNSLVFEVFFWLPMNTSTDSRVVCSDIRHMIDKLFRDAGIDIAYPQRDLHVDFTKPLDVRMVPPEPSTEVDSKESEDSK